One stretch of Pseudomonas azotoformans DNA includes these proteins:
- a CDS encoding GlxA family transcriptional regulator, with product MSQDFYFLLMPGFSAIGFISALEPLRVANRFRGELYRWHVLSADGGAVLASNGMSVNADAALEPLKKGATLLVVAGFEPLQFATPALEHWLRRLDHDGVTLGAIDTGACVLAEAGLLDGHRLTLHWEAIDAFKESYPHLTVTQELFEIDRRRITCAGGTASIDLMLDLIAQAHGPELAIQVSEQFVLGRIRPRKDHQRMQIATRYGINNKKLVQVIGEMEQHTEPPLSTLALAEAIKVTRRQLERLFRLHLNDTPSNFYLGLRLEKARQLLRQSDLSVLEVSIACGFESPSYFTRSYRARFAKCPREDRRREVV from the coding sequence ATGTCCCAGGATTTCTACTTTCTGCTGATGCCGGGCTTTTCGGCCATCGGCTTTATCTCTGCGCTGGAGCCGCTGCGAGTAGCCAACCGCTTTCGTGGCGAGCTATACCGCTGGCACGTGCTGAGCGCCGATGGCGGCGCGGTATTGGCGAGCAATGGGATGTCGGTCAACGCCGACGCTGCGCTGGAACCGTTGAAAAAGGGCGCGACGTTATTGGTGGTGGCGGGCTTCGAGCCGCTGCAGTTCGCCACGCCTGCGCTGGAGCACTGGCTGCGTCGCCTCGATCACGATGGCGTGACCCTCGGCGCCATCGACACCGGCGCCTGCGTCCTCGCCGAAGCCGGGCTGCTCGACGGCCACCGCCTCACCCTGCACTGGGAGGCCATCGACGCGTTCAAGGAATCCTATCCGCACCTGACCGTCACCCAGGAGCTGTTCGAGATCGACCGCCGCCGCATCACCTGCGCCGGTGGCACCGCGTCCATCGACCTGATGCTCGACCTGATCGCCCAAGCCCACGGCCCCGAGCTGGCGATCCAGGTCTCCGAACAATTCGTGCTCGGCCGCATCCGCCCACGCAAAGACCACCAGCGCATGCAGATCGCCACGCGCTACGGCATCAACAACAAGAAACTGGTGCAGGTGATCGGCGAGATGGAGCAGCACACCGAGCCGCCATTGAGCACATTGGCCCTGGCCGAGGCGATCAAAGTGACGCGCCGCCAGTTGGAGCGCCTGTTTCGCCTGCATTTGAACGACACGCCGAGCAACTTCTACCTCGGCCTGCGCCTGGAGAAAGCCCGACAGTTGCTGCGCCAGAGCGACCTGAGTGTGCTGGAAGTGAGCATTGCATGCGGGTTTGAGTCGCCGTCGTATTTCACCCGCAGTTATCGGGCAAGGTTTGCGAAATGTCCGAGGGAGGACCGGCGACGGGAGGTGGTTTGA
- a CDS encoding choline ABC transporter substrate-binding protein, whose protein sequence is MNRLISRCVLALSASAILSTNVLAADAASCQNVRMGVVNWTDVIATSAMTQVLLDGLGYKTKQTSASQQIIFAGIRDQRLDLFLGYWNPLMTQTITPFVDAKQVKVLDKPSLEDARATLAVPTYLADKGLKTFADIAKFEKELGGKIYGIEPGSGANTQIKAMIAKNQFGLGKFQLVESSEAGMLAAVDRAVRRKEAVVFFGWAPHPMNVNVAMTYLTGSDDALGPNEGMATVWSVTAPNYAEQCPNVHKLLTNLTFTAADESRMMQPLLDHKDAIESAKQWLKDHPQDQARWLEGVTTFDGKPAAANLQLTSK, encoded by the coding sequence ATGAACCGACTGATCAGCCGCTGCGTGCTCGCACTCAGCGCCAGCGCCATCTTGAGCACAAACGTACTGGCTGCCGACGCGGCATCCTGCCAGAACGTGCGCATGGGCGTGGTGAACTGGACCGACGTAATCGCCACCAGCGCCATGACCCAAGTGTTGCTCGACGGCCTCGGCTACAAGACCAAACAGACCAGCGCCTCCCAGCAAATCATCTTCGCCGGCATCCGCGACCAGCGCCTGGACCTGTTCCTGGGCTACTGGAACCCGCTGATGACCCAGACCATCACGCCGTTTGTCGACGCCAAGCAAGTCAAGGTACTCGACAAGCCCAGCCTGGAAGACGCCCGCGCCACCCTTGCCGTGCCCACCTACCTGGCAGACAAGGGCCTGAAAACCTTCGCCGACATCGCCAAGTTCGAGAAAGAGCTGGGCGGCAAAATCTACGGCATCGAGCCAGGCTCAGGCGCCAACACCCAGATCAAGGCGATGATCGCCAAGAACCAGTTCGGCCTGGGCAAATTCCAGCTGGTCGAGTCCAGTGAAGCCGGCATGCTCGCCGCCGTCGACCGCGCCGTGCGCCGCAAGGAAGCCGTGGTGTTCTTCGGCTGGGCGCCGCACCCGATGAACGTCAACGTCGCCATGACCTACCTCACCGGCAGCGACGACGCCCTGGGGCCGAACGAAGGCATGGCCACCGTGTGGAGCGTCACTGCACCGAACTACGCCGAACAGTGCCCCAACGTGCACAAACTGCTGACCAACCTGACCTTCACCGCCGCCGACGAGAGCCGGATGATGCAGCCGCTGCTGGATCACAAGGACGCCATCGAGTCCGCCAAACAGTGGCTCAAGGATCACCCGCAAGACCAGGCCCGCTGGCTGGAAGGCGTGACCACCTTCGACGGCAAGCCGGCGGCGGCCAACCTGCAACTGACCAGCAAATAA
- a CDS encoding BKACE family enzyme, which yields MNHDVIITCALTGAGDTTSKSPHVPVTPKQIAAAAVEAAKAGATVVHCHVRDPQTGKFSRDVALYREVMERIREADIDIIVNLTAGMGGDLEIGGGENPMEFGPNTDLVGPLTRLAHVEELLPEICTLDCGTLNFGDGDTIYVSTPAQLRAGAKRIQELGVKAELEIFDTGHLWFAKQMIKEGLLDNPLFQLCLGIPWGAPADTTTMKAMVDNLPADAVWAGFGIGRMQMPMAAQAVLLGGNVRVGLEDNLWLDKGVLATNGQLVERASEILSRLGARVMTPAEGRIKMGLTKRR from the coding sequence ATGAACCACGACGTCATCATCACCTGCGCACTCACCGGTGCTGGCGACACGACCAGCAAAAGCCCACACGTGCCGGTCACCCCCAAGCAAATCGCCGCCGCTGCGGTGGAAGCCGCCAAGGCCGGCGCCACCGTGGTGCATTGCCATGTGCGTGACCCGCAAACCGGCAAGTTCAGCCGCGACGTCGCCCTGTACCGCGAAGTGATGGAGCGTATCCGCGAGGCCGACATCGACATCATCGTCAACCTCACCGCCGGCATGGGCGGCGACCTGGAGATCGGTGGCGGCGAGAACCCGATGGAGTTCGGCCCCAACACCGACCTGGTCGGCCCGCTGACCCGCCTGGCCCACGTCGAAGAACTGCTGCCGGAAATCTGCACCCTGGACTGCGGCACCCTGAACTTCGGCGATGGCGACACCATTTACGTGTCCACCCCGGCACAACTGCGGGCGGGCGCCAAACGCATCCAGGAGCTGGGCGTAAAGGCCGAGCTGGAAATCTTCGACACCGGTCACCTGTGGTTCGCCAAGCAGATGATCAAGGAAGGCCTGCTCGACAACCCGCTGTTCCAACTGTGCCTGGGTATCCCATGGGGCGCACCGGCTGACACCACCACCATGAAAGCCATGGTCGACAACCTGCCCGCCGACGCCGTGTGGGCCGGCTTCGGCATCGGCCGCATGCAAATGCCGATGGCGGCGCAAGCGGTGCTGCTGGGCGGCAACGTGCGGGTCGGCCTGGAAGACAACCTGTGGCTGGACAAGGGTGTGCTTGCGACCAACGGCCAGTTGGTGGAACGCGCCAGTGAAATCCTCAGCCGCCTCGGCGCACGGGTCATGACCCCCGCCGAAGGACGCATAAAAATGGGCCTCACCAAACGCCGCTAA
- a CDS encoding L-carnitine dehydrogenase, whose product MSFITEIKTFAALGSGVIGSGWVSRALAHGLDVVAWDPAPGAEAALRKRVANAWGALEKQGLAPGASQDRLRFVATIEACVKDADFIQESAPERLELKLDLHSKISAAAKPNALIGSSTSGLLPSEFYEGSTHPERCVVGHPFNPVYLLPLVEVVGGKNTAPEAIQAAIKVYESLGMRPLHVRKEVPGFIADRLLEALWREALHLVNDGVATTGEIDDAIRFGAGLRWSFMGTFLTYTLAGGDAGMRHFMAQFGPALQLPWTYLPAPELTDKLIDDVVDGTSDQLGTHSISALERYRDDCLLAVLEAVKTTKAKHGMTFAE is encoded by the coding sequence ATGAGCTTTATCACCGAAATCAAAACCTTCGCCGCCCTCGGCAGCGGTGTCATCGGCAGCGGCTGGGTGTCCCGCGCCCTGGCCCATGGCCTGGATGTGGTCGCCTGGGACCCGGCGCCCGGTGCCGAAGCCGCACTGCGCAAGCGCGTCGCCAACGCCTGGGGCGCCCTGGAGAAACAAGGGCTGGCGCCGGGTGCCTCGCAAGACCGCCTGCGCTTCGTCGCGACCATCGAAGCGTGTGTGAAAGACGCCGACTTCATCCAGGAAAGCGCCCCCGAACGCCTGGAGCTGAAGCTCGACCTGCACAGCAAGATCAGCGCAGCAGCCAAGCCGAATGCGTTGATCGGTTCAAGCACCTCGGGCCTGTTGCCGAGTGAGTTCTACGAAGGATCGACCCACCCGGAACGCTGTGTGGTCGGCCATCCGTTCAACCCGGTTTACCTGTTGCCGCTGGTGGAGGTCGTCGGCGGCAAGAACACCGCGCCAGAAGCCATCCAGGCTGCGATCAAGGTGTATGAATCCCTCGGCATGCGCCCGCTGCATGTGCGCAAGGAAGTGCCTGGTTTTATCGCCGACCGCCTGCTGGAAGCGCTGTGGCGTGAAGCACTTCACTTGGTCAATGACGGCGTCGCTACCACCGGTGAAATCGACGATGCAATTCGCTTCGGCGCTGGCCTGCGCTGGTCGTTCATGGGCACGTTCCTCACCTACACCCTGGCGGGCGGCGATGCCGGCATGCGGCACTTCATGGCGCAGTTCGGCCCGGCACTGCAATTGCCGTGGACCTACCTGCCGGCGCCGGAACTGACCGACAAGCTGATCGATGATGTGGTCGACGGCACCAGCGACCAGTTGGGTACACACAGCATTTCAGCGCTGGAGCGCTATCGTGATGATTGCCTGCTGGCGGTGCTGGAAGCGGTGAAAACCACCAAGGCCAAGCACGGCATGACCTTCGCTGAATAA
- a CDS encoding thioesterase family protein → MPALTTYTTQVHPDWVDYNGHLRDAFYLLIFSYATDALMDTLGLDSENREASGHSLFTLELHLNYLHEVKLGADVEVHTQLIAHDAKRLHLYHSLHLVGDEKELAGNEQMLLHVDLAGPHAAPFTEPTLERLTAISAEQADLPRPALLGRVIGLPPKKQ, encoded by the coding sequence ATGCCCGCACTCACCACCTACACCACCCAGGTCCACCCCGACTGGGTGGACTACAACGGCCACCTGCGCGACGCGTTCTACCTGCTGATCTTCAGCTACGCCACCGACGCGCTGATGGACACCCTCGGGCTGGACAGTGAAAACCGCGAAGCCAGTGGCCATTCGCTGTTCACCCTGGAGTTGCACCTCAACTACCTGCACGAGGTGAAACTCGGCGCCGACGTGGAGGTGCATACCCAGCTGATCGCCCATGACGCCAAGCGCCTGCACCTCTATCACAGCCTGCACCTGGTGGGGGATGAGAAGGAACTGGCGGGCAACGAACAGATGCTGTTGCACGTGGACCTGGCCGGTCCGCACGCAGCGCCGTTCACCGAGCCCACACTGGAAAGACTCACTGCCATCAGCGCCGAGCAGGCTGACCTGCCGCGCCCTGCCCTGCTCGGCCGAGTGATTGGGCTGCCACCCAAAAAACAATAA
- the gbdR gene encoding choline metabolism transcriptional regulator GbdR: MTSFNSGAQPQNRAPQSIGFLLLDNFTLISLASAVEPLRMANQLSGRELYRWTTLSVDGNQVWASDGLQITPDASMHKAPALDTVIVCGGVGIQRTVTREHVSWLQSQARQSRRLGAVCTGSWALACAGLLDGFDCSVHWECLASMQEAFPRVAMSTRLFTLDRNRFTSSGGTAPLDMMLHLISRDHGRELSAAISEMFVYERIRNEQDHQRVPLKHMLGTNQPKLQEIVALMEANLEEPIDLDELAVYVAVSRRQLERLFQKYLHCSPSRYYLKLRLIRARQLLKQTPMSIIEVASVCGFVSTPHFSKCYREYFGIPPRDERVGSNTTQQVAMMPIPQALVLSPLSGPMSALSQARNESTFASVRL, encoded by the coding sequence ATGACGTCGTTCAACTCCGGGGCCCAACCCCAGAACCGTGCGCCTCAATCCATCGGCTTTTTGCTGCTGGACAATTTCACGCTGATTTCCCTGGCCTCCGCAGTCGAACCGCTGCGCATGGCCAACCAGCTCTCCGGCCGCGAGCTGTATCGCTGGACGACCTTGAGTGTCGACGGAAACCAGGTGTGGGCCAGCGACGGTCTGCAAATCACTCCCGATGCTTCCATGCACAAAGCCCCGGCCCTGGACACCGTGATCGTGTGCGGCGGCGTGGGTATCCAGCGTACCGTGACCCGTGAGCATGTGTCGTGGCTGCAAAGCCAGGCACGCCAATCGCGCCGCTTGGGCGCGGTATGCACAGGCAGTTGGGCCCTGGCTTGTGCCGGTCTGCTCGACGGTTTTGATTGCAGCGTGCACTGGGAATGCCTGGCCTCTATGCAGGAAGCCTTCCCCCGCGTGGCCATGAGCACGCGCCTGTTCACCCTCGACCGTAACCGCTTCACCAGCTCCGGCGGCACCGCGCCGCTGGACATGATGCTGCACCTGATCAGCCGCGATCACGGTCGCGAACTGTCGGCCGCCATCTCCGAGATGTTTGTGTACGAGCGCATCCGCAACGAGCAAGACCACCAGCGCGTGCCGCTCAAGCACATGCTCGGCACCAACCAGCCGAAGCTGCAGGAAATCGTGGCGTTGATGGAAGCCAACCTGGAAGAGCCGATCGACCTGGATGAACTGGCGGTGTACGTCGCCGTCTCCCGTCGCCAGTTGGAGCGGTTGTTCCAGAAGTACCTGCACTGCTCGCCGTCGCGTTACTACCTCAAGCTGCGCCTGATCCGTGCACGGCAGCTGCTCAAGCAAACGCCGATGTCGATCATCGAAGTGGCGTCGGTGTGCGGGTTTGTGTCCACGCCGCATTTTTCCAAGTGCTACCGCGAATACTTCGGCATTCCGCCACGGGATGAGCGCGTGGGGTCCAACACTACCCAGCAAGTGGCGATGATGCCGATTCCGCAGGCGCTGGTGTTGTCACCGTTGTCGGGGCCGATGTCGGCGTTGAGTCAGGCGCGCAACGAGTCGACGTTTGCCAGCGTGCGGCTCTAG
- a CDS encoding L-serine ammonia-lyase, with amino-acid sequence MAISVFDLFKIGIGPSSSHTVGPMRAAALFVQGLRERELLEQVRRVEVQLYGSLSATGIGHGSDTATIMGLMGEWPDAIDPSQIGLRIHTLRETDTLLLDGRLPVPFVWARDMRLLDENLPFHPNAMTLVVSGDDGELHRDTYYSVGGGFVVDEAQAQSGVADMDRTELPYDFSSAVELLQLCKTHNLRVAELMMANEKVWRSEDEIRSGLMKLWRAMQDCVEQGLKHEGILPGGLNVRRRAAKLHRSLQELNKPNVIGSTLSAMEWVNLFALAVNEENAAGGRMVTAPTNGAAGIIPAVLHYFMKFSEEVTEANVVDYLLGAAAVGILCKKNASISGAEVGCQGEVGSACAMAAAGLAEILGATPEQLCNAAEIGLEHNLGLTCDPVGGLVQVPCIERNAIAAVKAINAAQMALRGDGQHFISLDRVIRTMRDTGADMHDKYKETSRGGLAVSAVEC; translated from the coding sequence ATGGCTATCAGTGTTTTCGACCTGTTCAAGATCGGCATCGGGCCTTCGAGTTCGCACACCGTCGGCCCCATGCGCGCCGCGGCGTTGTTCGTTCAAGGCTTGCGTGAACGTGAACTGTTGGAGCAAGTGCGGCGCGTCGAAGTTCAGCTCTACGGCTCCTTGTCCGCCACCGGCATCGGCCACGGCAGCGATACCGCGACCATCATGGGCCTGATGGGCGAATGGCCTGACGCTATCGATCCGTCGCAAATCGGCCTGCGCATTCACACCCTGCGCGAGACCGACACCTTGCTGCTGGACGGGCGCCTGCCAGTGCCCTTCGTCTGGGCGCGGGACATGCGCCTGCTCGACGAAAACCTGCCGTTCCACCCCAACGCCATGACGCTGGTGGTGTCTGGTGATGACGGCGAGCTGCACCGCGACACCTACTACTCGGTGGGCGGCGGTTTCGTGGTGGATGAGGCCCAGGCGCAAAGCGGCGTGGCCGACATGGACCGCACCGAGTTGCCTTACGATTTCTCCAGCGCGGTGGAGCTGTTGCAGCTGTGCAAGACCCACAACCTGCGCGTGGCCGAGTTGATGATGGCCAACGAGAAGGTCTGGCGCTCTGAAGATGAAATCCGCAGCGGCCTGATGAAGCTCTGGCGCGCCATGCAGGATTGCGTTGAGCAAGGCCTCAAGCACGAAGGCATCCTGCCCGGCGGCCTCAACGTGCGTCGGCGTGCCGCCAAGCTGCACCGCAGCCTGCAGGAGTTGAACAAGCCGAATGTGATCGGTTCGACCCTGAGTGCCATGGAATGGGTCAACCTGTTCGCCCTGGCGGTGAACGAAGAAAACGCCGCCGGTGGACGCATGGTCACGGCACCCACCAACGGCGCGGCTGGGATCATCCCGGCGGTGCTGCACTACTTCATGAAGTTCAGCGAGGAAGTCACCGAAGCCAATGTGGTCGACTACCTGCTCGGTGCGGCGGCGGTGGGCATTCTGTGCAAGAAGAACGCCTCGATCTCCGGCGCCGAAGTCGGCTGCCAGGGTGAAGTCGGTTCTGCCTGCGCCATGGCCGCCGCCGGGCTGGCCGAGATCCTCGGCGCCACGCCGGAACAACTGTGCAACGCCGCCGAGATCGGCCTGGAACACAACCTGGGCCTGACCTGCGACCCGGTGGGTGGGCTGGTACAGGTGCCGTGCATCGAGCGCAACGCAATTGCGGCGGTGAAAGCGATCAACGCGGCGCAAATGGCGCTGCGCGGCGACGGCCAGCACTTTATCTCCCTGGACCGGGTGATCCGCACCATGCGCGATACCGGGGCGGACATGCATGACAAGTACAAAGAGACCTCCCGGGGTGGGTTGGCGGTCAGCGCCGTAGAATGTTAA
- a CDS encoding choline ABC transporter substrate-binding protein, producing the protein MKASPSLLLAAMLSLPVVAHAAEPAQCQTVNFSDVGWTDITVTTATTSEILKGLGYKPRTTMISVPVTYKSLADGKNMDIFLGNWMPTMENDIKQYRDAGTVETVRANLENAKYTLAVPEALYNKGLKDFADIAKFKDELGGKIYGIEPGNDGNRTIQTLIDKDAFGLKTAGFKVVESSEAGMLSQVERATKRDQAIVFLGWEPHPMNTRFKMKYLTGGDDSFGPNYGQATIYTNTRKGYTEECSNVGQLLKNLVFTLNMESTLMGNVLDDKMKPDAAAKAWLKKNPQVLDTWLAGVTTVDGKPGLDAVKAYLSK; encoded by the coding sequence ATGAAAGCTTCACCCTCGTTGTTGTTGGCCGCCATGCTGAGTCTGCCAGTCGTGGCGCACGCTGCAGAACCGGCACAATGCCAGACCGTCAACTTCTCCGATGTCGGCTGGACCGATATCACCGTCACCACCGCCACCACCAGCGAAATCCTCAAGGGCCTGGGCTACAAGCCGCGCACCACGATGATTTCGGTGCCGGTGACCTACAAGTCCCTGGCCGACGGCAAGAACATGGACATCTTCCTCGGCAACTGGATGCCGACCATGGAAAACGACATCAAGCAGTACCGTGATGCCGGCACCGTGGAGACCGTGCGTGCCAACCTGGAGAACGCCAAGTACACCCTGGCGGTCCCGGAAGCGCTGTACAACAAAGGCCTGAAGGACTTCGCCGATATCGCCAAATTCAAGGATGAGCTGGGCGGCAAGATCTACGGCATCGAGCCGGGCAACGACGGCAACCGCACCATCCAGACGCTGATCGACAAAGACGCCTTCGGCCTGAAAACCGCCGGTTTCAAAGTCGTCGAATCCAGCGAAGCCGGCATGCTCTCCCAGGTTGAACGCGCCACCAAGCGCGACCAGGCCATCGTGTTCCTCGGCTGGGAACCGCACCCGATGAACACCCGCTTCAAGATGAAGTACCTGACCGGGGGTGATGATTCCTTCGGCCCCAACTACGGCCAGGCCACCATCTACACCAACACCCGCAAGGGCTACACCGAGGAATGCAGCAACGTGGGCCAGTTGCTGAAAAACCTGGTGTTCACCCTGAACATGGAAAGCACCCTGATGGGTAATGTCCTGGACGACAAGATGAAACCCGACGCCGCGGCGAAAGCCTGGCTGAAGAAGAACCCGCAAGTACTCGACACCTGGCTCGCCGGCGTCACCACCGTTGATGGCAAACCTGGCCTGGACGCCGTGAAAGCTTACCTCTCCAAGTAA
- the choW gene encoding choline ABC transporter permease subunit yields the protein MLTEQKIPLGQYIAAFVEWLTQHGANYFDAIASTLETMIHGVTFALTWFNPLALIGLIALLAHFIQRKWGLTVFVIASFLLILNLGYWQETMETLAQVLFATLVCVVIGVPLGIVAAHKPLFYTMMRPVLDLMQTVPTFVYLIPTLTLFGLGVVPGLISTVVFAIAAPIRLTYLGIRDVPQELMDAGKAFGCSRRQLLSRIELPHAMPSIAAGITQCIMLSLSMVVIAALVGADGLGKPVVNALNTADIALGFEAGLAIVLLAIMLDRICKQPDAKVGGDA from the coding sequence ATGCTGACTGAACAGAAAATCCCACTAGGCCAGTACATCGCTGCCTTCGTCGAATGGTTGACCCAACATGGCGCCAACTATTTCGACGCAATCGCATCGACACTGGAAACGATGATCCACGGCGTGACGTTTGCGCTGACCTGGTTCAATCCGCTGGCATTGATCGGTCTGATTGCGCTGCTGGCTCACTTTATCCAACGTAAATGGGGACTGACTGTTTTTGTCATCGCCTCCTTCCTGCTGATCCTCAACCTGGGTTACTGGCAGGAAACCATGGAGACCCTGGCGCAAGTGCTGTTCGCCACCCTGGTCTGCGTGGTCATCGGCGTGCCGCTGGGCATTGTTGCCGCGCACAAGCCGTTGTTCTACACCATGATGCGGCCGGTACTCGATCTGATGCAGACCGTACCGACCTTCGTCTACCTCATCCCTACCCTGACCCTCTTCGGGCTGGGTGTGGTGCCCGGGCTGATTTCCACGGTGGTGTTCGCGATTGCCGCGCCGATCCGCCTGACCTACCTGGGTATCCGTGATGTACCGCAAGAGTTGATGGACGCCGGCAAGGCCTTTGGCTGCTCGCGCCGTCAGCTGCTCTCGCGCATCGAACTGCCCCACGCCATGCCGAGCATTGCCGCCGGCATTACCCAATGCATCATGCTGTCGCTGTCGATGGTGGTGATCGCGGCCCTGGTGGGCGCCGACGGCCTCGGCAAACCGGTGGTCAACGCACTCAACACCGCAGACATCGCCCTGGGCTTTGAAGCCGGCCTGGCAATTGTCTTGCTGGCCATCATGCTCGACCGCATCTGCAAACAACCCGACGCTAAAGTAGGGGGTGATGCATGA